One stretch of Epinephelus lanceolatus isolate andai-2023 chromosome 15, ASM4190304v1, whole genome shotgun sequence DNA includes these proteins:
- the cldn23l gene encoding claudin-23 — MHTPASMVMGIVFAPLGLVLVFTAAITPQWREGQASLGMAVSGSLLRSGVKGQGTGVRSGSVESLLLLRSDGLWESCLQVEHSELKQCWPVAGPYQRDPRVRLAQGLILTSLFLCGTGIVLACIGVRCWTDIPLRGVAATGGLLVMIGGLLSLTALGVYTHNLARLGLADPSQGINNPRFPQLTLRAAGSLYFGWLGSCLQVLGGGALLLSFKRPRYPTCPSCPHLPVCPAYPSCPEITNKPDTDVYEVSC, encoded by the coding sequence ATGCACACTCCAGCCTCCATGGTGATGGGGATTGTCTTCGCCCCTTTGGGACTGGTGCTCGTCTTCACTGCCGCCATCACCCCTCAGTGGAGAGAAGGACAGGCAAGTCTGGGCATGGCAGTGTCGGGGTCGCTCCTTCGGTCGGGAGTGAAAGGTCAGGGCACAGGGGTCAGGTCTGGGTCGGTGGAGTCGCTGCTCTTACTGCGCTCCGACGGACTTTGGGAGAGCTGCCTCCAGGTGGAGCACTCGGAGCTGAAGCAGTGCTGGCCCGTGGCAGGTCCTTATCAGAGAGACCCAAGGGTTCGCCTGGCACAAGGTTTGATCCTGACCTCGTTGTTCCTGTGTGGCACTGGCATCGTTCTAGCATGCATCGGGGTGCGGTGTTGGACGGATATACCTCTGAGAGGTGTAGCAGCCACAGGTGGACTCCTGGTGATGATTGGTGGGCTGCTGAGCCTGACTGCCCTCGGGGTGTACACACACAACCTTGCAAGACTGGGGTTGGCAGATCCGAGTCAGGGGAtcaataaccccaggtttcctCAGCTGACCCTGCGTGCAGCTGGCTCGCTCTACTTCGGGTGGCTGGGATCATGTTTACAGGTGTTGGGAGGAGGTGCTCTGCTGTTGAGCTTCAAACGACCAAGATACCCAACCTGCCCTTCCTGCCCTCATCTGCCTGTCTGCCCTGCATATCCTTCATGTCCAGAGATCACCAACAAGCCAGACACTGATGTGTATGAAGTCAGCTGTTAG